The following coding sequences are from one Halobacteria archaeon AArc-dxtr1 window:
- a CDS encoding translation initiation factor IF-2 subunit gamma, which produces MAGNQQPEVNIGLVGHVDHGKTTLVQALSGSWTDQHSEEMKRGISIRLGYADATFRRCPGVDEPECYTVEEECPDGSESEPLRTVSFVDAPGHETLMATMLSGASLMDGAVLVVSANEPVPQPQTEEHLMALDIIGIENIVIAQNKVDLVDPETARNNYEQIQEFVEGTVAEDAPVVPVSAGQEVNLDLLINAIEEEIPTPERDPDAEPRMHVARSFDINKPGTSAADLAGGVLGGSLVQGQLDVDDEIEVKPGRQIEEGGQTEFVPIETTIRSLQAGGQSADTVTPGGLLGVGTGLDPALTKGDALAGRIAGPPGSLPQTWESFTMSVDLLERVVGMDGGETIDEISTGEPLMMTVGTSTTVGAVTSARSGECEVTLKRPVCAEPGAKIAINRRIGARWRLIGLGTLQE; this is translated from the coding sequence ATGGCAGGAAATCAACAACCGGAGGTGAACATCGGACTCGTCGGTCACGTCGACCACGGCAAGACGACGCTGGTGCAAGCACTCAGCGGCTCGTGGACCGACCAGCACTCCGAGGAGATGAAACGCGGGATCTCCATCAGGCTGGGCTACGCCGACGCGACGTTCCGTCGCTGTCCCGGCGTGGACGAACCCGAATGTTACACCGTCGAGGAGGAGTGTCCGGACGGCTCGGAAAGCGAGCCGCTGCGGACCGTCTCGTTCGTCGACGCCCCGGGTCACGAGACCCTGATGGCGACGATGCTCTCTGGAGCCTCGCTGATGGACGGCGCCGTGCTCGTCGTGAGCGCCAACGAGCCCGTCCCCCAGCCCCAGACCGAAGAGCACCTGATGGCACTCGATATCATCGGGATCGAGAACATCGTCATCGCCCAGAACAAAGTCGACCTCGTCGATCCCGAAACCGCTCGCAACAACTACGAGCAGATCCAGGAGTTCGTCGAGGGCACCGTCGCCGAGGACGCCCCTGTCGTCCCCGTCTCGGCCGGCCAGGAGGTCAACTTGGACCTGCTGATCAACGCCATCGAGGAGGAGATTCCAACGCCCGAGCGCGACCCCGACGCCGAACCGCGGATGCACGTCGCCCGGAGCTTCGACATCAACAAGCCCGGCACCTCGGCTGCAGATCTGGCCGGCGGCGTGTTAGGCGGCAGTCTCGTCCAGGGCCAACTTGACGTCGACGACGAGATCGAGGTCAAACCCGGCAGACAGATAGAGGAGGGCGGCCAGACCGAGTTCGTCCCGATCGAGACGACGATCCGCTCGCTGCAGGCCGGCGGCCAGTCCGCAGACACCGTCACGCCGGGTGGCCTGCTCGGCGTCGGCACCGGACTGGATCCGGCGCTGACCAAAGGCGACGCCTTGGCCGGCCGGATCGCCGGTCCGCCGGGATCGCTCCCGCAGACCTGGGAGTCCTTTACGATGAGCGTCGACCTCCTAGAGCGTGTCGTTGGGATGGACGGCGGCGAGACGATCGACGAGATCAGCACCGGCGAACCGCTGATGATGACCGTCGGCACGTCGACGACCGTCGGCGCGGTCACCAGCGCCCGAAGCGGGGAGTGTGAGGTAACACTCAAACGCCCCGTCTGTGCCGAACCCGGTGCAAAGATCGCGATCAACCGCCGGATCGGCGCTCGATGGCGGCTGATCGGTCTCGGCACGCTTCAGGAGTAA
- a CDS encoding aminomethyltransferase family protein has product MSVIESVHADHGASFEECGGRRVVAHYGRPERAHRAVRNGVGLLEMTYGVVVVEGDDRVEYVDNVVSNRVPDADGAGCYALLCDPQGGIELDLFVYNAGERLLLFTPPGRADELAADWAEKVFIQDVEIQAATDEYAVFGVHGPNATEKVASVLTGPGTPDERYGFVRGGLDDAGVTVIRTDAPTGEEGYEIVCGADDAEAVYGVLLNQGMNAAPLGYRTWEDLCLEAGTPLFESELEGRIPNVLGLRAAVDFEKGCFVGQEVVSRVENRGQPSSRLVGLALETSTETDADDGDAVPDAGAAVFDGDSVVGEVTRAIHSPMLGQSIALALVEYGLESEALSVRVGGKELPATRTELPFVEGSERSGRLPEYAD; this is encoded by the coding sequence ATGAGCGTCATCGAGTCGGTACACGCAGATCACGGCGCGTCGTTCGAGGAATGCGGCGGGCGGCGAGTCGTCGCACACTACGGTCGGCCGGAACGGGCCCACCGAGCGGTGCGCAACGGCGTCGGCCTGCTCGAAATGACCTACGGCGTCGTGGTCGTCGAGGGCGACGACCGCGTCGAGTACGTCGACAACGTCGTCTCGAACCGCGTTCCCGACGCGGACGGCGCGGGCTGTTACGCGCTCCTCTGTGACCCCCAGGGCGGTATCGAACTCGATCTGTTCGTCTACAACGCCGGCGAGCGCCTGCTCCTGTTCACGCCACCCGGACGTGCCGACGAGCTGGCCGCCGACTGGGCCGAGAAGGTGTTCATCCAGGACGTCGAGATCCAGGCCGCGACCGACGAGTACGCCGTTTTCGGCGTCCACGGGCCTAACGCGACCGAGAAGGTCGCGAGCGTCCTCACCGGACCGGGAACTCCCGACGAGCGGTACGGCTTCGTCCGTGGAGGACTCGACGACGCAGGCGTGACCGTGATCCGAACCGACGCGCCGACCGGCGAGGAGGGGTACGAGATCGTCTGTGGCGCCGACGACGCCGAGGCGGTCTACGGCGTCCTCCTGAATCAGGGAATGAACGCCGCGCCCCTCGGCTACCGGACCTGGGAGGATCTCTGTCTCGAGGCCGGCACACCGCTGTTCGAGTCCGAACTCGAGGGGCGCATCCCGAACGTCCTCGGGCTGCGCGCCGCCGTCGACTTCGAGAAGGGCTGTTTCGTGGGCCAGGAGGTCGTCTCCCGCGTGGAAAATCGCGGGCAGCCGAGTTCGCGGCTGGTCGGGCTCGCGCTCGAAACCAGTACTGAAACGGATGCGGACGACGGAGACGCCGTCCCCGACGCCGGCGCGGCCGTCTTCGACGGCGACAGCGTCGTCGGCGAGGTGACGCGGGCGATTCACAGTCCGATGCTCGGCCAGTCGATCGCGCTCGCACTCGTCGAGTACGGCCTCGAGAGCGAGGCACTCTCGGTTCGCGTCGGTGGTAAAGAGCTGCCCGCGACCCGGACCGAACTGCCGTTCGTCGAGGGATCCGAGCGATCCGGTCGGCTGCCGGAGTACGCGGACTGA
- a CDS encoding GTP-dependent dephospho-CoA kinase family protein, with protein sequence MPDDDDTPSDSRFESAEPTLRLPVDLRADLKEPMGPVETDAEAVLARVEGPLIAVGDVVTYHFLQAGVTPDVALVDGRTERSAVDDAVERVVTDGVSREVDNPPGVITASLVRAIRDALAADEPTTIFVDGEEDLAALPAIVLASEGATVVYGQPGEGMVHVRVDDAARDSVRTLLGRFERADEPGAVIASLLDR encoded by the coding sequence GTGCCCGACGACGACGACACACCTTCTGACAGTCGGTTCGAGTCTGCCGAGCCGACGCTTCGCCTTCCGGTCGATCTCAGAGCCGATCTCAAAGAGCCGATGGGACCGGTCGAAACCGATGCCGAAGCCGTACTGGCCCGCGTCGAGGGGCCACTGATCGCCGTCGGCGACGTCGTCACCTACCACTTCTTGCAGGCTGGCGTCACTCCCGACGTCGCACTTGTCGACGGCCGAACCGAGCGCAGCGCGGTCGACGACGCCGTCGAGCGCGTCGTCACCGACGGCGTCTCTCGCGAGGTGGACAATCCCCCTGGCGTCATCACCGCCTCGCTCGTCCGCGCGATCCGCGACGCGCTCGCGGCCGACGAGCCTACCACGATCTTCGTCGACGGCGAGGAGGATCTCGCCGCGCTCCCGGCGATCGTCCTCGCGTCCGAGGGCGCGACCGTCGTCTACGGCCAACCCGGCGAGGGGATGGTCCACGTTCGCGTCGACGACGCCGCCCGTGACTCGGTTCGAACCCTGCTCGGCCGGTTCGAACGAGCCGACGAACCGGGAGCCGTGATCGCTTCGCTCCTTGACCGCTGA
- a CDS encoding DNA-directed RNA polymerase — protein MYKRVRLKDTVEVPPEELGDVSPALVKRLLQDKLEGRMDEDIGSVVSVTEVHDIGQGTVLPNRPGVYYEAEFDALTFDPQMQEVVDGTIVEVVEFGAFVGIGPVDGLLHVSQISDEYLSFDRENQRLASNESDKALGVDDAVRARIVTKSIDERNPRDSKIGLTAKQPGLGKHGWLREERGEPEEAAAGE, from the coding sequence ATGTACAAACGGGTCAGATTGAAAGACACGGTGGAAGTACCGCCGGAGGAGCTCGGCGACGTCTCGCCGGCGTTAGTCAAGCGGCTTCTCCAGGACAAACTCGAGGGACGAATGGACGAGGATATCGGCAGTGTGGTCTCCGTGACGGAGGTCCACGACATCGGTCAGGGGACGGTACTCCCCAACCGACCGGGGGTCTACTACGAGGCGGAGTTCGACGCGCTCACGTTCGATCCCCAGATGCAGGAGGTCGTCGACGGAACGATCGTCGAGGTCGTCGAGTTCGGCGCCTTCGTCGGAATCGGCCCCGTTGACGGACTGTTGCACGTCTCGCAGATCTCCGACGAGTACCTCTCGTTCGACCGCGAAAATCAGCGTCTGGCCTCGAACGAGTCCGACAAGGCCCTCGGCGTCGACGACGCCGTTCGCGCCCGTATCGTCACGAAGAGCATCGACGAACGCAACCCACGCGACTCGAAGATCGGCCTCACGGCCAAACAGCCCGGCCTCGGCAAGCACGGCTGGCTGCGCGAGGAGCGCGGAGAGCCCGAAGAAGCGGCTGCGGGTGAGTAA
- a CDS encoding geranylgeranyl reductase family protein, with translation MYDFVVVGVGPPGARFARRAAEAGYDVLALEKGRIGDPLACSGHVSTDLWEFTGEGARDELLQNEVYGARFHVGGPDSPGYPFYRREPVSNVVDRVGLDRHLADLAREAGADVRERHTVTDVTETRDAVEIEAKGPDASHQFRAKMVAGCDGPRSRVREALSLPEPDELLHGVLAFSEEDDHADFVDVHLTAPRFFAWRIPRGEAGVEYGLAAPPGVQVTKHFRELVDGYEVDVSHRCSGAIPIGPPDRVTTRRGFLLGDAAAQTKPFTGGGILYAMTCADHAVAQIDPDRPATLAAYEHAWREDLARDQRLGHLIRRAYSLPAPVQHLGLRVLSGEIGVHMDRPTSLLSREHLRAVLSPS, from the coding sequence ATGTACGATTTCGTCGTCGTCGGCGTCGGTCCGCCGGGGGCGAGATTCGCCCGACGGGCGGCCGAAGCCGGATACGACGTGCTCGCTCTCGAGAAGGGGCGGATCGGCGATCCGCTGGCCTGCTCGGGCCACGTCAGTACCGACCTCTGGGAGTTTACCGGCGAAGGCGCTCGTGACGAGTTGCTCCAGAACGAGGTCTATGGGGCGCGATTTCACGTCGGCGGACCCGACAGCCCGGGCTATCCCTTCTACCGTCGCGAGCCCGTCTCGAACGTCGTCGACCGCGTGGGGCTCGATCGGCACCTCGCCGATCTCGCCCGCGAGGCTGGTGCCGACGTCCGCGAACGCCACACCGTCACCGATGTCACGGAGACGCGAGACGCAGTCGAGATCGAGGCGAAAGGACCCGACGCCTCCCATCAGTTCCGGGCGAAGATGGTCGCCGGCTGCGATGGTCCGCGCTCTCGGGTCCGTGAGGCCCTCTCGCTTCCCGAACCCGACGAACTCCTCCACGGCGTCCTCGCCTTTTCCGAGGAAGACGACCACGCGGACTTCGTCGACGTCCACCTCACCGCACCCCGCTTTTTCGCCTGGCGAATCCCCCGCGGCGAGGCGGGCGTCGAGTACGGGCTCGCGGCGCCGCCCGGGGTCCAGGTCACCAAACACTTCCGGGAACTCGTCGACGGCTACGAGGTCGACGTCTCTCACCGGTGTTCGGGAGCGATTCCGATCGGGCCGCCAGACCGCGTCACGACGCGTCGGGGCTTCCTGCTTGGCGACGCCGCAGCCCAGACGAAACCGTTTACGGGCGGCGGGATCCTCTACGCGATGACCTGTGCCGACCACGCCGTCGCCCAGATCGATCCGGATCGACCGGCGACGCTCGCAGCCTACGAACACGCCTGGCGCGAGGACTTAGCACGCGACCAGCGGTTGGGACACCTGATCCGCCGGGCGTACTCCCTTCCGGCGCCGGTCCAGCACCTCGGTCTTCGGGTGCTCTCGGGCGAGATCGGCGTCCATATGGATCGGCCGACGTCGCTGCTCTCCCGTGAGCACCTTCGGGCGGTGCTCTCGCCGTCTTGA
- a CDS encoding DNA-directed RNA polymerase, subunit E'' produces MASNRIVCRECHRVNDADAETCESCASSSLTEDWAGYVIIAHPEESEIATEMQVEEPGAYALKVR; encoded by the coding sequence GTGGCGTCGAACCGCATCGTCTGTCGAGAGTGCCACCGAGTCAACGACGCCGACGCCGAGACCTGCGAGAGCTGTGCCTCTTCGTCGCTGACCGAGGACTGGGCGGGCTACGTCATCATCGCCCACCCCGAAGAGAGCGAGATCGCGACCGAGATGCAGGTCGAAGAGCCCGGTGCGTACGCACTCAAAGTCCGATAA
- a CDS encoding DUF6432 family protein — protein MRAKPEYRDREKPQVAVLDELVNRVEEGMTVLELRAAVEVEIDELEDALAALKDDGLIVVDTATNETLIKPADRVIPDEPEPETDETLSEWLRRRMPF, from the coding sequence ATGAGAGCGAAGCCGGAGTACCGGGACCGGGAAAAACCGCAGGTCGCGGTTCTGGACGAGCTCGTCAATCGCGTCGAAGAGGGGATGACCGTCCTCGAACTCCGTGCAGCCGTCGAAGTCGAGATCGACGAGCTAGAGGACGCTCTGGCGGCGCTCAAAGACGATGGGCTGATCGTCGTCGATACCGCGACCAACGAGACCCTTATCAAACCGGCCGACCGGGTCATCCCCGACGAGCCCGAGCCGGAGACAGACGAAACGCTAAGTGAGTGGCTGCGTCGTCGAATGCCGTTTTGA
- a CDS encoding DUF188 domain-containing protein: MTTRVALDTSALMMPVELDVRLFDELDRLCGAFESVTPQSVVEELRRLSEKGGTEGTAATVGHDLATDRCLVVDTEESYADDALVELAREGLVDYVVTNDRPLCDRVLETGRPVIALRGRNKLAITQP, translated from the coding sequence ATGACGACGCGGGTCGCCCTCGACACGAGCGCGCTGATGATGCCGGTCGAACTCGACGTGCGACTGTTCGACGAACTCGATCGGCTCTGTGGCGCGTTCGAGTCGGTGACGCCCCAGTCCGTCGTCGAAGAACTCCGGCGGCTCTCTGAGAAGGGCGGCACGGAGGGAACTGCGGCCACCGTCGGCCACGATCTGGCGACCGATCGCTGTCTCGTGGTCGATACGGAGGAATCGTACGCCGACGACGCGCTGGTCGAACTCGCCCGTGAGGGCCTGGTCGACTACGTCGTCACGAACGATCGCCCGCTGTGTGACCGGGTGCTCGAAACGGGCAGACCGGTAATTGCATTACGCGGGAGAAACAAGCTAGCGATCACTCAACCATAG
- a CDS encoding DUF5787 family protein codes for MSEFAFELELCAHLESQREGILARQLGASVAQPGGRILDVVSVEPGPEFEDRLALTSETIPDAAIESAVGPGTARYWKAAFDCHPERARGAVERAVEIGFFERERRNGRDYVRQVARYPDWYGRIVGIENKPDLGRPGDLEAQLRTDASLGLVDEIVLATESYVTRAHLNRIPDAVGVWRVHREETPAAGVEIDVIREPTLLSPENPGIEPIASHPGRTEIDVISPARKARARRRLAERAYGKGWRTYAFPDCGACEPTGDAGNGSSGGDRATLPHCRWNGRIVDASSECGPSCPGYEPEPAPEIDLEAERDRRTPWRQNPAGKQREQSGLDRFG; via the coding sequence GTGTCGGAGTTCGCGTTCGAACTGGAGCTGTGTGCCCACCTCGAGAGTCAGCGGGAGGGCATCCTCGCGCGCCAGCTCGGCGCGAGCGTCGCCCAGCCGGGCGGGCGGATTCTCGACGTGGTCTCCGTCGAGCCCGGCCCGGAGTTCGAAGACCGACTGGCGCTGACGAGCGAGACGATCCCCGACGCGGCGATCGAGTCGGCCGTCGGTCCGGGAACCGCCCGCTACTGGAAAGCGGCCTTCGACTGCCACCCCGAACGCGCCCGGGGTGCGGTCGAGCGCGCCGTCGAAATCGGCTTCTTCGAGCGCGAGCGTCGAAACGGACGCGACTACGTGAGGCAGGTCGCGCGCTACCCCGACTGGTACGGGCGTATCGTCGGCATCGAGAACAAGCCCGATCTGGGGCGACCAGGTGATCTGGAGGCCCAGCTCCGTACGGACGCGAGTCTCGGACTGGTCGACGAAATCGTTCTTGCGACCGAGAGCTACGTCACCCGCGCCCACCTGAACCGGATCCCGGACGCGGTCGGCGTCTGGCGCGTCCACCGAGAGGAGACACCAGCTGCCGGCGTCGAGATCGACGTGATCCGCGAGCCGACCCTGCTCTCGCCAGAGAACCCGGGTATCGAGCCCATCGCCTCCCACCCGGGCCGGACCGAGATCGACGTCATCTCGCCCGCCCGAAAGGCCCGCGCCCGACGGCGGCTCGCCGAGCGGGCCTACGGGAAAGGGTGGCGGACGTACGCATTCCCGGACTGTGGGGCCTGCGAACCGACCGGTGACGCCGGGAACGGTAGCTCGGGTGGCGATCGCGCGACGCTACCCCACTGCCGGTGGAACGGACGGATCGTCGACGCGAGTTCCGAGTGTGGTCCGTCGTGTCCGGGATACGAGCCCGAGCCAGCACCCGAGATCGATCTCGAGGCAGAGCGCGACCGGCGGACGCCGTGGCGACAGAATCCTGCCGGGAAACAGCGAGAGCAGTCGGGGCTGGATCGGTTCGGGTAG